ATGCAACGCTTCATCGACAACTGTAGCTTTCTTAACAGACAGAAGAGCCTYACAACCAGGAGCAGAATAAAGGCCTTTCAACTAACATAATTTCTTCACTGAAAACATAATCAGGTGGgtcatttgtttttgttgtaaaaACTTTATACCGGTGTGATATAGGATAAGCGCTTTCAGGAAAACCGACTCTATGCCACGACAGAGGTGTAGCATAGTGCCAGCCGGACTGACATCCATTCATAAAGAAAACGGGCTTAAATKTAGAAATCTTACTCGTAGCTTTGTTTATGTGAATCAAAGTATAGTTTATTTCTCATTgtctaatgtgttgtattgaaatgGTCTGTGGCAACTGGTTGATATGTTGTAACACATTCACTGTCCCTAAATTTGAAGTTGCACGCACTTCAATGAGAAAGAATGTTAGGACTGCATAGCTTGTTACATTGTTTAAAAGGGCGATATATTGTTGTAATGTTGGTATGTCAGGCAAAAATGTAGCGTGCAACTGCTATGTCTGGTGGAATAAGTGACATTCTAGTTATCATACCAAAATAGTCTAATGGTATACATTAACCAGCAGATTGCTGCTCATATCTGACGTTTTTTAATCAGCCCAGTGAKTGTCCAAGTTTAATGTTTTGTTTCGCTCTTAGTCAGCTTAATGTGACACAGCATCACTTTTTGTTTCAGTTTTTCATAATGATGCTTCAGCATCCGGGATTCAGCCTGTCCGACATCAGCGCGTCAGCCTTGGTACCCTGCCTGTCCCCGCCTGGAACACTCACGCTCGAGGACTTCACCAACTTCACTCCCCTGGTAAAGGAGGAGTTGCGACACGCTATCCAGCACAGGCGGCTGTCCAACGGACTGAGCACCGATATGAGCGACTGTGCGAGCTCAAGTTCAGACAGAACGAATGAAGCTCCAAGTGTCAAGAGGGAGGTAGGGATGTCAACATTAGTCGCCTACTGTAATATCTACTCCCCCCATAATACCAATAGTAATTCATACATAACATAGGGGAAAGTTCATTTTTTGGTATATGCCTATGTTTTAAGTATTCTCTGAATTGGGTGAGAATAAATTCGTATCTATACAGATGAGATCACTGTGATTACAGGTTTACCAACACATTGCATAGCCTACCAGACATTATTAAATGATCAGCTATATCATTCATTTGTCAGGAAGGTTGCTACCATTATTCAAGGTTGTTCACTTTCCTGATGTGTCATGAACAGGAAATCCCAGAGGAAAGTGACAGGAGGAAAAGAAGACGAGAAAGAAATAAAGTAGCTGCTGCCAAATGTAGGAATAAGAAGAAGGAGACGACTGACTGCCTTCAAAAGGTATGTTTAGTGTGTTTTTTACAGGGCAGTACAACATTATTATGATGGGGAGAGATGATTCATATGAATCAGAGGCTGCCAGACTGTGCAAAGTGGTATTTTGTGATTTATTAAGtagacatacagtattatattatcTCATATATGTAAttattcaaaatatttttctaaTTATTGTGCCATAAGGATGATTTCTATTTATTTTGTATGACTCTTAATTGAAGATAAGAGGCTCCTATTTAATACATAAATAGATAAGGGCTCTATAGAAATGTCTGCCTCAAAACAGCAAACTAACACTCCAGTATTTACATACAAACTAAAATGCACTAAACATAATTGAGTATTTAAAAAAAGGAACCAACAAGGGAGCTGTCAGTAACAGGATTGAACCAAACCACTATTCCCTTCTCCCCTCCAGGAGTCTGAGATACTAGAGTCAGTGAAC
Above is a genomic segment from Salvelinus sp. IW2-2015 linkage group LG28, ASM291031v2, whole genome shotgun sequence containing:
- the atf3 gene encoding cyclic AMP-dependent transcription factor ATF-3, which gives rise to MMLQHPGFSLSDISASALVPCLSPPGTLTLEDFTNFTPLVKEELRHAIQHRRLSNGLSTDMSDCASSSSDRTNEAPSVKREEIPEESDRRKRRRERNKVAAAKCRNKKKETTDCLQKESEILESVNSELKAQIEELKNQKQQLVYMLNLHRPTCIVRAQNGQTPEDERNLFIQQIKEGTLQMEQLDYHHTSVPTTCGHH